A single Oncorhynchus mykiss isolate Arlee chromosome 24, USDA_OmykA_1.1, whole genome shotgun sequence DNA region contains:
- the LOC110504045 gene encoding tsukushin isoform X1, which translates to MVKSMMAFLLCVSLWMLLAVHGQAGAVKNCHPGCHCEVESFGLFDSFSLTRVDCRGVGPSTNPISIPLDTAHLDLSSNSMSLLTDTMLSGPGYTTLVSLDLSNNLISMVSPKALSRLRYLESLDLSHNSLEGLDEGCFSGLSLTEVDLSHNHFREFDLDMFITKDHGEPISVDLSHNRLTVVSLSSSRSPLLHVQSLTLAANQLRAVPKLKGILLRDLNLDGNSISRIEEGAFEDLKDLVYLSLSGLPELFNIQPNCFRGLQNLQVLDLSNNAKLKTLSPAVFSGLVSLQELNLSNSGVTSLPNNMLSHLPIIKSITLGQNIHCWRAQKQGQFHRQLGQEQKHDEVLTCDVEGVIS; encoded by the coding sequence AGCATGATGGCGTTTCTCCTGTGTGTTAGCCTGTGGATGCTCCTGGCGGTCCATGGCCAAGCTGGAGCAGTGAAGAACTGCCACCCGGGTTGCCACTGTGAGGTGGAGAGCTTCGGCTTGTTCGACAGCTTCAGCCTGACCAGGGTGGACTGCAGGGGAGTGGGCCCTAGCACCAACCCCATCTCCATCCCCCTGGACACTGCCCACCTGGACCTCTCCTCCAACTCTATGTCCCTGCTGACTGACACCATGCTCTCTGGGCCTGGCTATACCACCTTGGTCAGCCTGGACCTCAGCAACAACCTCATCTCCATGGTCAGCCCTAAGGCCCTGTCCAGGCTGCGCTACCTGGAGTCTCTGGACCTCAGCCACAACTCTTTGGAGGGCCTGGACGAGGGCTGCTTCTCTGGCCTCTCCCTAACCGAGGTGGACCTCAGCCACAACCACTTCCGAGAGTTTGATCTGGACATGTTCATCACTAAAGATCACGGAGAGCCAATCAGCGTGGATCTGTCCCACAACCGGCTGACAGTGGTCTCCTTGAGTTCTTCTAGGAGCCCCTTGCTACATGTCCAGAGCCTGACTCTAGCAGCCAACCAGCTGAGGGCCGTGCCCAAGCTAAAAGGCATCCTGCTGAGGGACCTAAACCTGGATGGGAACAGTATCTCCCGCATTGAGGAGGGTGCTTTTGAGGACCTCAAGGACCTTGTTTACCTGTCCCTCAGTGGGCTTCCTGAGCTCTTTAACATCCAGCCCAACTGTTTCAGAGGCCTACAGAACCTTCAGGTCTTGGACCTCTCCAACAACGCCAAGCTAAAAACACTGAGCCCAGCTGTGTTCAGTGGACTTGTGTCTCTACAGGAGCTCAATCTGTCAAACTCTGGAGTAACGTCATTGCCAAATAACATGCTAAGTCACTTGCCAATCATCAAGAGTATCACCCTGGGCCAGAATATCCATTGTTGGAGGGCTCAAAAGCAGGGCCAGTTTCACAGGCAGctcggacaggaacagaaacatgACGAGGTGCTAACCTGTGACGTTGAAGGGGTTATCTCATGA
- the LOC110504045 gene encoding tsukushin isoform X2 yields the protein MMAFLLCVSLWMLLAVHGQAGAVKNCHPGCHCEVESFGLFDSFSLTRVDCRGVGPSTNPISIPLDTAHLDLSSNSMSLLTDTMLSGPGYTTLVSLDLSNNLISMVSPKALSRLRYLESLDLSHNSLEGLDEGCFSGLSLTEVDLSHNHFREFDLDMFITKDHGEPISVDLSHNRLTVVSLSSSRSPLLHVQSLTLAANQLRAVPKLKGILLRDLNLDGNSISRIEEGAFEDLKDLVYLSLSGLPELFNIQPNCFRGLQNLQVLDLSNNAKLKTLSPAVFSGLVSLQELNLSNSGVTSLPNNMLSHLPIIKSITLGQNIHCWRAQKQGQFHRQLGQEQKHDEVLTCDVEGVIS from the coding sequence ATGATGGCGTTTCTCCTGTGTGTTAGCCTGTGGATGCTCCTGGCGGTCCATGGCCAAGCTGGAGCAGTGAAGAACTGCCACCCGGGTTGCCACTGTGAGGTGGAGAGCTTCGGCTTGTTCGACAGCTTCAGCCTGACCAGGGTGGACTGCAGGGGAGTGGGCCCTAGCACCAACCCCATCTCCATCCCCCTGGACACTGCCCACCTGGACCTCTCCTCCAACTCTATGTCCCTGCTGACTGACACCATGCTCTCTGGGCCTGGCTATACCACCTTGGTCAGCCTGGACCTCAGCAACAACCTCATCTCCATGGTCAGCCCTAAGGCCCTGTCCAGGCTGCGCTACCTGGAGTCTCTGGACCTCAGCCACAACTCTTTGGAGGGCCTGGACGAGGGCTGCTTCTCTGGCCTCTCCCTAACCGAGGTGGACCTCAGCCACAACCACTTCCGAGAGTTTGATCTGGACATGTTCATCACTAAAGATCACGGAGAGCCAATCAGCGTGGATCTGTCCCACAACCGGCTGACAGTGGTCTCCTTGAGTTCTTCTAGGAGCCCCTTGCTACATGTCCAGAGCCTGACTCTAGCAGCCAACCAGCTGAGGGCCGTGCCCAAGCTAAAAGGCATCCTGCTGAGGGACCTAAACCTGGATGGGAACAGTATCTCCCGCATTGAGGAGGGTGCTTTTGAGGACCTCAAGGACCTTGTTTACCTGTCCCTCAGTGGGCTTCCTGAGCTCTTTAACATCCAGCCCAACTGTTTCAGAGGCCTACAGAACCTTCAGGTCTTGGACCTCTCCAACAACGCCAAGCTAAAAACACTGAGCCCAGCTGTGTTCAGTGGACTTGTGTCTCTACAGGAGCTCAATCTGTCAAACTCTGGAGTAACGTCATTGCCAAATAACATGCTAAGTCACTTGCCAATCATCAAGAGTATCACCCTGGGCCAGAATATCCATTGTTGGAGGGCTCAAAAGCAGGGCCAGTTTCACAGGCAGctcggacaggaacagaaacatgACGAGGTGCTAACCTGTGACGTTGAAGGGGTTATCTCATGA